The nucleotide sequence GTCGCTTTGCTCGGCCCAGCAaaagcgtagtcctctttcgatcactgggaaATAAGGCAGCTCCTAGTCTTTGATCaaagagaattaaaaaataccttttaagtcgacctcctgcgtTCGCAAAGCAGGGAACGAAGTTTGTTTTGAAatatctcggtccagcgagaaactcgagcacgtggcgtgggggggggggggggtttggagtaacagctgtgtgtcttcccAGGTTGGCGGTGTGCCAGGGAAGAAGGGAGATTGTCGTGCGTGACCGcaataaatgcattttctctAGTAACGTTATCTCTCCACTCCGTTGTTACGGCGGCGGCCATTTTTgagccgtgttgcatgatgggagttggtggccattttgaccacattgcatcatgggaaatacAGTCAGTCACGTCCCGAATTAATGCAGTTTCGTCACGTCTGAACTGCCATTACAACGTTGACTGCCGCCGGCAGTCTCATCAAGGCCATGTTGACCgccagcagcttctgaaggtgttgatacattaaataGATGTATCCCGCAAATAAAAGTTCCGTCGGGACAGGCACGCTCCCCGGTCCTTGGAtttccagttgaaaaaatttgatcaatagcattgagagaccagctgacgagatccataatttCCTTTGAGCTTTCTgttgctatgaagaaatggcacaaaagacacaaaacaacCATGTGTAACGCATCAcacaacatttcccaataaactaTTTAACCTGTCCCTTTGGGTCTCTTTGTCCAAACTGTCCATGCCTCATGTGCATTTagtccactttggtcatccaagGAAGGCATTGAAAAAGGGGACCGTTGTTCCTTCAGCAACAGCTAATGGCTTAGCAGCAGCAACATGTGGTTGGGATCGGCCTGGGCTCTGCGGTCATGAAAATGGGTTGCTTTGTTGGCTTTCCAGCTTCGTCTGGAGTTTGCTTTCCTGTAAAGGCTAACAAAAATGAACACAGCTGATTTGGCAATCTGTACTTCGCGGCTCGTTTGCAcagaagtcagagtgcaacttagcttTGTTCCAGAAGTCCTCCGATACTAGGAAGGTCCTCCATCGGAGCAGGCAGATGAGTTTCGCAGCACTTTCCGTGCAGCTGGGGTTTTTTGGGCCTTGAGTCACATGGCTGCTGGTCAAATCAGACTCTGGATCAGTCGTTGCTGGCAGTTTCTCCGATGCCCGGGAGGAGCTGAGTTTCAGAGCGGCTTTTGTCTCCCTCAGCTCTTGGCCTCTTCCAAGCCCCATGTGTGGCTCCTGCAGGGAAGTAAAGGTAGCTTTGTCCTGGAGTCCTCCAGGAAGGAGTAGAAGACTGAGACTTTGTCCTATGGAGAGTTTTAAAGCAACAGGAAACCCCTGCTGAATGCAGTCTGAAGAGATCTTGAGTGGGGAGGAGTCTGGGTTTGCAGCAGGCATAGAATTCCTTTTGTTACCTCCTTTATACTActggtcagaattcaatctgacataaattattcatcatggctttaacaTAGCACAAAAACTGCCACAATATCTGTAAGagttaaaacaagaaactatATATTCAAAACTTAGATTTTCttgtcaaacatttattttcacgTACATAACACTCACCACAGTTATAAATCAAAGATTAAATGAGGAACAATGCATATTTTTGTATatctgatagatagatagatcactGTGAGCAAGGGTTTCACCAGTTGAAAAGGACAGTACAGATTTATAGATGTTATCATAGCTGGCATATTTAAACTCagaatatatatctatatgtatatgtacagtatatatatatatatatatatatatatatatatatatatatatatatatatatataatatatatatatatatatataatatatatatataatatatgtgtgtgtgtgtgtgtgtgtgtgtaaagtaTGTTGCTTATATGACCGAAGAGTTAAAACAAAGGATTCTAATGATTATGTTGGCTAAATACTTTCTGGATCAACTTGAGAATATGCTCTTAGCTGTTCATACATTTCCATAAAGATTTAGGTCTGCTGTATTCATGTAGACGTCATTGTTATCAGTCCCCTGTGAACAATAAAGAACAATGGCACAGACAGTGGTTAAAAGAGTGGACTAAATTTGACaccataaaataattaaatgaaaaacaaatcataCCTTTTTGTAATTGAAGGATTTTGGCTCACTTCATAGTCCCGTCACAGCAGCAGAAATAACAATTAGAAAATCTTCATGTATAATTACTATATAAATCTGGTTTGTCTAAAATACCATAAGTACCTTTTTGGAGATGGGCAGCGAGGCTTGCTCGCAGTCTGTCCACCACAGGAGGTTGCATTGTTGGGGCTGGTGAGTCAAATCACagattttacaattaaaaaagaACGACCAATTTAACCTTTCAAAGTTTATTACATGTAAACCATTTACCTCTGATCAAACTCGTTCCTTTGAGGTCTCctgttaaagacaaaagaaacagcATATGTGTCTTataacaaatgaaaacacaaaggtTTGTTTAAGAGACACTCATATATTCCAGAGATGGAAAAAATGGTTCCAGACTAAAGCACATAGCCACAAGAAGTTCCTTGTGTCTTACCTCGAAAATCGGCTCCAAATAGACCTTCtgggaaaaataaagaagaacagaaactatgcaaatgttttaagagacattttatattaagttaaaaaAGGAATTGCTCTATTATGCTTAAGAAAACTGCAAATGCAGTAATTTTCAAGTCAATTTTAAACTGCAGAGTGGAAAATGCagtattaaactttaaaattcCAAGCAGCGTTTAAagaagtaaagaaataaaaatatgtcttGCCTTTGGTTAGAACGGGTTGGTCCTGAGGCACCAGAACGAAGCCTGAAATGTCAACAATTTAAATATACACAACTCTGttactgtgattaaaaaaatagtatttcAACTGTTTAGCACTGAGAAGAAAATAGGTTTTATAGAGAATATATTTCTCACCGGCGAGACAGTCTAGACATCCTGTTCCACATGCTAAATGTTAGAGAAGGAAAAGTTACTATGAAAAGGCCACTGAATATGTTTGTAACTGTGAGCAAACCTTCTTTTTTCTACCTGCCATCCTGGCTTTGAAGCTCTTGAATACGTTTCCTTAAAAAGACCagcaaatatgttaaaatattagACATTTGCAGGAGAATATGGCACAGTGTGCTGTAGTGAAATTTTTTCAAATAGACTGTAAACTAAAATTATGCTAAGTtgacactgcaggtcttaatgtgcaattcagattttttgcaGAAACCGGATTTGCTTAGGTGGACATTCATACAATAATTAAATGCGACCACCATCAAGCTGCTGTCTGAACAGTTCAAGACCACAAAGCGACCCACatgtgcagataacagaagaTGTCACACTGTTTGCGagagtaatggtgaatgtaattgtttgtAGAAGTGTTAAATAAagctttgtttgaaaaaaaaaactagaaaagaaaaaagaaagaaacacggATACCAGCTGACATCTccccttgttattattagaaagctgttgaacATTAGGAGCTGATAATAATAAggccacatcatagcaagaagtaagaagaaagcagcacatcTATTAACAAGTCTTTTAAGTAGCGTTAACTGTTCCTCctatgtgtggatgtgtagtgagagacaggagatgAATgagaaagacggataaaatgcgacatgacctTTCAGACAACagacactttgaaaaaaaatctgatacgtATCCAAATTAGTTGCACATATAGAAGTGGCACATATCAGATTTTTGGGGTGGTGAAAAGATTGGAATTAGGCCGGTCCCGCTGCCATGAAGAAGACCGAtatgggtcgcatatgggcaaagaGATTGGTATTGGGTTgaatttccctgcagtgtgaacgtagccatagTTTGGTACTTACTTGTACTTCTTCACCATCAACACACAGAGAAGTCCAAAGATCAAAGCAGTGACAGCTATTGCAACAATGGGAATGATGATGTGGTTGTAGTTGTCTGTGCCTGAAAACCGAATGTATACCATTCATTCCTCTTTTAATGCAAACAACGACTAACACGCAGGATTAAAAATTGCAAGAATTCTGATAACCtattcaaaacaaacacaaaataaaaccaaaacgtTGCCTCACGCTTTACGTTGAGTGTGAACGTTGAGATGGAGCTCTTCCCTCCATGAAATTTTGCTGTACAGGTGAGGTCGGTGTGGTCATCCTTCTCCTCAGGAATGAACACCAGGATGGACTCTGTTTCCCAGATCCCTCCATTAATGTCTCTATGAACTTCATTGATTTCATCCTTACTTCCTCGACTCCATGTAATTTCAGGCCAATGGGAGGCGCAGGTGTGGCGGATGGAACAGGTGACAGTGCTGGGTTTTCCTTGAACGATTGTCTTTAATGGACGCAGTTTGGGTTTAGGTGCGTCATCTATGAACAAAAATGCAGGTAGCAGTTATTGTGGAAATTGGTTAAACATGAGAATAACAACAATGTACATAGACTTGATTAAATAAACCACATACGGAGCATTCTGATTTCAGCACATTGTTCAACAAAGGAGAACTTATCACTATTGGGTTTGTTGTCATCTTTTTCCACTAATTCAATGCGGAAACAGAAAGGGCCGTTGTCATGATCTTTAACTTGAAGTATTTCTAAGGTGCAGTTTTTTTGACCCAGGTGTCCCAGCAACTTTGTTCGGTCCTTAAAGCTGTCCTGTATCTTTGTTTCATCCTCATGGTAGAACATCTCATTCTTGTCATCTTTACGATGCCAGATGCCCCTGAGTCTGGAGCTAGGCAGTTGACTACCAGGATGATTGAATGTACAGGGCAGCACAACACAAGAGCCGACCAGTGCATCAATGGTTTTTACAACAGTGGCCTCCCAGGTTTGTCCAAACACAGGGCTGAAAACAACTGAAAAGGATATATTGGAACCCATGTAAAAATTACAGATTAGTAAGAAATAAGAGAACATggataaagcaaataaaaaattatttaccaGCTAAAATCAAACACATCATGATCTTTCTGTCATGGTCCATTCTTCTAAAGGTGGTAGTGATGGAAATCCTTACTTAAATAGGAAGGACTCTATAAATGAAAATACagcacaaatacaaaaatatcaAATCAACCTCAGAGAATCAATAAAAACCTGTACTTATTCAAAAGAAACAtagaaactttttcttttaatctttttatataGTTAAATACAAAGAAGAAGTCAATTTGATTTCACTCAAGCCACCATGTCCTTAAAGGACAGCATTAGTAAAATGCAAGTGCAGTAATGATAATAAGAAAATACATCCTTTATATGATCTTGGGCTTTAATGTATAAATGCTAAAGTCTTTTACATAAATCTAAAGCTACTAAGTAATAAAATCAAGGGTACATAGTCACACAACACTTAAAAAGTGTCTGTCGATAATCACACAACATTCTTTGAGTGTTGTGTGATTATCTACAGAAGACAAGTACACCCCAGCTACCCACCAAAATTATCAAAATATGTAGAGCCCCAGGgcgatttgttttctttttgcatggaTTATACATATTGatgtgttaaatgttttttattttaatttcctgTATTTCCATGGAAATTGTCATGTTTAGTATTCTTTACAgtattcttctttttctcttatttttggatcattatgttgtctgtttttttttttttttttttggatcattttTATGTTGCACCCCAGCACGCAAACAATCTCACTTCCCACATGCAGTTTCATGTATTTCTATACTTCGCACTTGATAAGagtaagaagatggatggatggataactaCGCCTACTAAATATTTTTGAGAAGTATTTACTTTAATGGTGTTTTATGGGAATATATATGGCAATATAAAAAAGCCACTGAATATGTGCAGAGTCACATAAGTTTTGATCCAGAAATCCGCCAGCTAGAAAACTCTTGTACCGTTATGGTGACATGGTACATAATTGTTGATTGGTAAATACTGTGAACAGATTGTAAGAAAATTAATAAGATCTCTGAATGTCCCGCAAATTAaggtaaaatgttaaatacaatAATAGGAACACATATTTTCCCAAGGTACCTTCTTATAAGAAGTGAAACAGGTAGAAGCAATATCAAAGCAAGTCTGTAGCTTGAACTGCAGATAAtacagcagtttttaaaaataagttatGAAGTTAATCATGCATAGTTcccaaatatgtattttttccaCTGTCTCTACGCCTAAGATTTTACATTTACTTTTGGTTTatatcagagtttttttttctcaagataaacta is from Fundulus heteroclitus isolate FHET01 chromosome 3, MU-UCD_Fhet_4.1, whole genome shotgun sequence and encodes:
- the LOC105920911 gene encoding myelin-associated glycoprotein-like, with translation MDHDRKIMMCLILAVVFSPVFGQTWEATVVKTIDALVGSCVVLPCTFNHPGSQLPSSRLRGIWHRKDDKNEMFYHEDETKIQDSFKDRTKLLGHLGQKNCTLEILQVKDHDNGPFCFRIELVEKDDNKPNSDKFSFVEQCAEIRMLHDAPKPKLRPLKTIVQGKPSTVTCSIRHTCASHWPEITWSRGSKDEINEVHRDINGGIWETESILVFIPEEKDDHTDLTCTAKFHGGKSSISTFTLNVKRTDNYNHIIIPIVAIAVTALIFGLLCVLMVKKYKKRIQELQSQDGSMWNRMSRLSRRLRSGASGPTRSNQRRSIWSRFSRRPQRNEFDQSPNNATSCGGQTASKPRCPSPKSEPKSFNYKKGTDNNDVYMNTADLNLYGNV